From the Bradyrhizobium ontarionense genome, the window CCACGGCCGAGCGTCTGGCCGCAGCGTTCTGGCCGGGACCGCTGACTTTGGTGGTGCCGCAGGCCGCCGGCTGCACGGTCGCGGATCTCGCCACGGCCGGCCTGGACACGGTGGCTATCCGCATTCCCTCGCATCCGACCGCGCGGGCGCTGCTCGCGGCGTTCGGCGGTGCCGTGGTGGCGCCCTCGGCCAACATCTCCGGCCACGTGTCGCCGACCACGGCAGCACATGTCGCGGCCGATCTCGCGGGCCGAATCGATCTGATCCTGGACGGCGGCCCTGTCGAGGTCGGCGTCGAATCGACCATCGTCGGCTGCTTCGACGAGCCCACGCTGCTGCGCCCGGGCGGCATTCCGAGCGAGGCGATCGAGGCGGTGCTCGGGCGCCCGCTGGCGAGGCCCGCCGCCGCAGAAGCCCAAGCACCGGAGCAGCCGCTGGCGCCGGGCATGCTGGCCTCGCACTATGCGCCGCGCGCCAGCGTGCGCCTCGACGCCACGGACGTCGCGCCCGGCGAGGCCCTGCTCGCCTTCGGACCCGTGACCTTGCCTGGCACCGCCAACGCCACCGCGATCCTGAACCTGTCCCCCACCGGCGATCCGGCGGAGGCGGCGATGCATCTTTTCGGCTATCTTCGCAGCCTCGATGCCAAGGGAGCGCGCAGCATCGCCGTGATGCCGATCCCGAACGACGGATTGGGCGAGGCCATCAACGACCGGCTGCGCCGCGCCGCCGCGCCGAGATAACACTGGAAGCGACCGACCATGAACATCAGCCCGCCTGCCCTGCCGCCGCTGTCGCCCGACCTGATCGCGCAATTCGCCGCCATCGTCGGCGAGCGCCAGGCGCTGACCGCGCCTGCCGACGTCGCGCCTTACGTCACCGAGGAGCGTAATCTGTTCCACGGCCGCTCGCCGCTGGTGCTGCGTCCGGGCTCGACCGCCGAGGTCGTCGCGATCTGCAGGCTCGCCAGCGAGCACCGCATCGCGCTGGTGCCGCAGGGCGGCAACACCGGCCTCGTC encodes:
- a CDS encoding L-threonylcarbamoyladenylate synthase — its product is MSPPETPALNTRILPADVTGIADGAATFARGGLVAFPTETVYGLGADAANAAAIARLYQAKGRPAFNPLIAHVADVAAARRIGCFDATAERLAAAFWPGPLTLVVPQAAGCTVADLATAGLDTVAIRIPSHPTARALLAAFGGAVVAPSANISGHVSPTTAAHVAADLAGRIDLILDGGPVEVGVESTIVGCFDEPTLLRPGGIPSEAIEAVLGRPLARPAAAEAQAPEQPLAPGMLASHYAPRASVRLDATDVAPGEALLAFGPVTLPGTANATAILNLSPTGDPAEAAMHLFGYLRSLDAKGARSIAVMPIPNDGLGEAINDRLRRAAAPR